From Helicoverpa armigera isolate CAAS_96S chromosome 19, ASM3070526v1, whole genome shotgun sequence, one genomic window encodes:
- the LOC135118234 gene encoding uncharacterized protein LOC135118234, translated as MENIVKRERSTNFNKSEIRLLTELVAKHRTIIENKQTDAVTNKEKEAAWIKISSLFNAATGFTARSTKSLKLKYEGIKKETKKTLAKHRQELYKTGGGPSSAPEVTDIQERVIAICSNINGLDARNDSDKIPEPLELEETAKVDPLSLPLQSLENNLVIVPCDDDIPCTLDQEEFCPQQDLKEKVNSEIGNDKAFDDFQSIEIQDMEVDQTEKAHLLKMQNLHNDERRKQEMHEVLLSKLRTGVNYGTSPLEIINKDL; from the exons ATGGAAAATATCGTAAAACGTGAACGTTCCACGAATTTTAACAAAAGCGAAATAAGATTATTGACTGAATTGGTGGCAAAACACCGtactataattgaaaataagcaGACAGACGCCGTAACCAATAAAGAAAAGGAAGCAGCGTGGataaaaatcagttcattatttaatgCGGCTACGGGATTTACAGCGAGGAGTACCAAGAGCCTGAAGCTTAAATATGAAGGCATAAAAaaggaaaccaaaaaaacattgGCCAAACATCGGCAAGAGCTGTACAAAACTGGTGGCGGGCCCTCTTCAGCCCCAGAGGTTACAGATATACAGGAGAGGGTTATCGCGATATGTTCGAATATCAATGGGCTGGATGCTCGAAATGACAGCGACAAAATTCCAG aACCTTTAGAACTGGAAGAGACTGCTAAAGTTGACCCGCTATCGTTGCCACTGCAatcattagaaaataatttagtaattgtaccATGTGATGACGATATTCCGTgtactttag atcaaGAAGAGTTTTGCCCGCAACAGGATTTAAAGGAGAAAGTTAACAGTGAAATTggaaatg acaAGGCCTTTGATGACTTTCAATCTATAGAGATACAGGATATGGAAGTGGATCAAACTGAAAAG GCacacttattaaaaatgcaGAACCTGCATAATGATGAAAGAAGGAAGCAGGAAATGCATGAAGTACTATTAAGTAAGCTCCGTACTGGTGTAAATTATGGAACAAgtcctttagaaataataaataaagatttataa